A portion of the Waddliaceae bacterium genome contains these proteins:
- the rfaE1 gene encoding D-glycero-beta-D-manno-heptose-7-phosphate kinase produces the protein MVTLTGMFNNFKPFKALLVGDLMLDTYTIGDVRRVSPEAPVTVLNVEREEQRPGGAGNVALNIMDFGGSVSCVGRVGNDATADVLKNLLDSEGADVKNIVTQDGLLTPLKNRVIAGSQQIVRVDFEKVTPISEDKEKEVLDVVKAAIGDVDVVAISDYGKGLLTTRLLQDIIAVARNADVPVVVDPKGLDYSRYRGATLIKPNFKEAYEAAGMSHDASLEDVAAKILRDTDAEYLLITRSKDGISLFDAKGKHQQFSVTARDVIDVTGAGDTVLSMLTCAIANGFSMEDAVKLSNVAASIAIERFGCARVTLKDIAERLLDDDIDNKIFEEEHIFALKNILSMKSFVTIGVEATKGLTSTIFQSIKRYARSHERELVIYIRDVDPDEEFVSILASLSEVGFIVIKSDSFMHLCNTIRPDEAFVIEDNKLVALESPEALLQ, from the coding sequence ATGGTAACGTTAACAGGGATGTTCAACAACTTCAAACCTTTCAAAGCTCTCCTTGTCGGAGATCTTATGCTCGACACCTACACGATAGGTGACGTAAGGAGAGTTTCGCCAGAAGCCCCTGTTACGGTTCTTAACGTAGAACGCGAAGAACAGCGCCCTGGTGGTGCAGGAAACGTTGCTCTAAACATCATGGATTTTGGCGGCAGCGTTTCTTGTGTGGGACGCGTTGGTAATGATGCCACTGCCGATGTTCTCAAAAATCTCCTCGACAGCGAAGGTGCTGACGTGAAAAACATCGTTACGCAAGACGGTCTATTGACACCTCTAAAAAATCGTGTAATTGCTGGAAGCCAGCAGATAGTACGTGTCGACTTCGAAAAGGTCACCCCAATTTCCGAAGACAAAGAAAAAGAAGTCCTCGATGTTGTAAAGGCTGCTATCGGTGATGTCGACGTCGTCGCCATCTCCGACTACGGCAAAGGTCTGCTTACGACTAGACTACTACAAGACATCATCGCCGTAGCGCGTAATGCCGATGTTCCTGTCGTTGTAGACCCCAAAGGCCTCGACTATTCGCGTTATCGCGGCGCTACACTGATAAAGCCTAACTTCAAAGAAGCTTATGAGGCCGCTGGGATGAGCCACGACGCTTCTCTAGAAGACGTCGCCGCTAAGATATTACGCGATACTGATGCCGAATACCTCCTCATAACGCGCTCTAAAGATGGTATATCGCTATTCGATGCGAAAGGAAAACATCAGCAGTTTTCCGTTACAGCACGCGATGTTATCGACGTCACTGGCGCCGGAGATACCGTTCTTTCTATGTTGACATGTGCTATAGCAAACGGTTTTTCTATGGAAGACGCAGTAAAGCTCTCTAATGTCGCTGCTAGCATAGCAATAGAACGTTTTGGATGCGCTCGCGTCACCCTTAAAGATATCGCAGAACGCCTTCTCGATGACGATATTGATAATAAGATCTTCGAAGAAGAACATATCTTCGCCCTTAAAAATATCTTGTCGATGAAAAGCTTCGTCACTATCGGTGTCGAAGCTACTAAAGGCCTGACGTCGACGATATTCCAAAGTATAAAGCGTTATGCAAGAAGCCATGAGAGGGAGCTTGTCATTTATATCCGTGACGTTGACCCCGACGAGGAATTCGTCTCCATCTTGGCATCGCTGTCGGAAGTAGGATTCATCGTGATAAAAAGCGATAGCTTTATGCATCTGTGCAACACGATACGCCCCGACGAAGCCTTCGTCATCGAAGACAACAAACTCGTCGCTCTCGAAAGCCCAGAAGCACTTTTACAATGA
- a CDS encoding phosphotransferase: protein MKRFFLLFIIATTFFANTCYTEAYTNGILRPTTLVAKANEQIVDVSDGTYTLVEVIGNVSEVFKQPIQEALATASAKDDIDNIKLKPLLGGLSKSKLFQFDVKGKRYVLRILDEMKDVEKRKAEVAGHSIAAGLGIAPELFYVDSMSLVIVMEFIDGRLFSRDDLNNEVVVREVLHTVKRFHDYSGDRRLLRERTTIELIQNIYKKHSAQGTVYPSCFEGLLENLDQEAVAIYENTKCVPLHGDLNHNNIIITKDGKVYLIDWSEARMDHRFSDIGWMSCFLGAEKEDIRNLLEGYFGREPSQNEIEEALFFNDATILLAAAAWMHCQEERNQEKLDILLEEPLKKGTQYVKEGITTQEVNALEGIDATKYALGWLKEFIENQS from the coding sequence ATGAAGAGATTTTTTTTATTATTTATAATAGCGACAACTTTTTTCGCCAATACATGCTACACAGAAGCATACACTAATGGTATTCTCAGGCCTACGACGTTAGTCGCCAAAGCGAACGAGCAAATTGTTGATGTTTCTGACGGCACATATACGTTAGTTGAAGTTATAGGCAATGTTTCGGAAGTTTTCAAACAGCCTATTCAAGAAGCATTAGCGACAGCTTCTGCTAAAGATGATATTGATAATATCAAGTTAAAGCCACTGCTTGGAGGGTTGTCGAAATCAAAATTATTTCAATTCGACGTCAAAGGCAAAAGATATGTGCTGAGGATTCTCGATGAGATGAAAGACGTCGAAAAAAGAAAAGCCGAGGTTGCCGGACACTCTATTGCTGCAGGGCTTGGCATAGCTCCCGAGCTATTTTATGTTGATTCGATGTCGCTTGTTATTGTAATGGAATTTATTGATGGCAGGTTATTTTCAAGAGATGACTTAAATAACGAGGTCGTCGTCAGAGAAGTCCTGCATACAGTGAAAAGGTTTCATGATTACTCTGGTGATAGGCGATTGTTACGGGAGAGAACGACAATCGAATTGATACAGAACATTTACAAAAAACATTCGGCGCAAGGGACAGTATATCCTAGCTGTTTCGAGGGCTTGTTGGAGAATCTCGATCAAGAAGCCGTTGCTATATATGAAAACACAAAATGTGTGCCTTTGCATGGCGATCTTAACCACAACAATATCATCATAACCAAAGACGGCAAAGTATACCTCATCGATTGGTCGGAGGCTAGGATGGACCATCGCTTTTCCGATATTGGCTGGATGTCGTGTTTTTTGGGGGCGGAAAAAGAGGATATAAGAAACCTCTTAGAAGGTTATTTTGGCAGAGAACCTTCGCAAAACGAAATCGAAGAGGCGTTGTTTTTTAACGATGCCACGATATTGTTGGCGGCGGCAGCGTGGATGCATTGCCAAGAAGAACGCAACCAAGAAAAATTGGATATTCTTCTTGAAGAACCTCTTAAAAAAGGCACGCAATATGTCAAAGAAGGCATCACCACGCAAGAGGTTAATGCATTGGAAGGCATAGACGCTACGAAATATGCTTTGGGATGGCTAAAAGAATTTATTGAAAACCAAAGCTAA
- the rfaD gene encoding ADP-glyceromanno-heptose 6-epimerase, with amino-acid sequence MEDKIIVVTGGAGFIGSGIIRHLNDRGISNIVVVDELEESEKWKNLVGKSFDDIVSKYDLFDWLEGREDEIGAFIHMGACSDTTETDADYLLENNYHYTVDLAEYAIENDIRFIYASSAATYGDGEKGFSDDHEGLLGLEPLNMYGYSKHLFDLWAQKQGVLDKVVGLKYFNVFGPNEGHKGRMASVIPSFVKKGLKDGKICLFKSSEPEKYSDGGQKRDFVYVKDVARITCSFLNNTECGIFNVGSGIAHTWNSLAHSIVSAVDFDVKIEYIDMPKDLIGKYQNYTRADIEKLQGVDDNTMTPLKDAVEDYIKNYLLVDKLW; translated from the coding sequence ATGGAAGACAAAATTATTGTTGTGACTGGTGGTGCTGGGTTTATTGGGTCTGGGATTATACGGCATCTTAATGACAGAGGAATTAGTAATATTGTTGTTGTCGATGAGCTTGAGGAGTCTGAGAAGTGGAAGAACCTTGTTGGCAAGAGTTTCGATGACATTGTCTCGAAGTATGATCTGTTCGACTGGCTTGAGGGCCGGGAAGACGAGATCGGTGCTTTCATCCATATGGGCGCATGTTCTGACACTACGGAGACCGACGCTGACTATCTCCTTGAGAACAACTATCATTATACCGTTGATTTAGCGGAATACGCTATCGAGAACGACATACGCTTTATATATGCATCTTCGGCGGCGACCTATGGCGATGGTGAGAAGGGGTTTTCTGACGATCATGAAGGTCTTCTTGGCCTTGAGCCTCTCAATATGTACGGATATTCCAAGCATCTTTTCGATCTGTGGGCGCAGAAACAGGGCGTTCTTGATAAGGTCGTGGGTCTGAAATATTTCAATGTTTTCGGTCCTAACGAAGGACACAAGGGACGCATGGCTTCTGTTATCCCTAGTTTTGTTAAGAAGGGACTTAAAGACGGGAAGATATGCCTTTTTAAATCTTCGGAGCCGGAGAAATATAGCGATGGCGGGCAGAAAAGAGACTTCGTATATGTCAAAGATGTTGCTAGGATAACGTGTAGCTTCCTCAACAACACAGAATGTGGAATCTTTAATGTCGGCAGTGGTATTGCACATACGTGGAATTCCTTGGCGCATTCTATCGTTTCTGCTGTCGATTTCGATGTGAAGATAGAATACATCGACATGCCCAAAGACCTTATAGGGAAGTATCAGAACTACACTCGCGCTGACATCGAGAAACTTCAAGGTGTCGACGACAATACAATGACGCCGCTGAAAGACGCTGTCGAAGATTATATCAAAAACTATTTATTGGTGGATAAATTATGGTAA